The Strix uralensis isolate ZFMK-TIS-50842 chromosome 34, bStrUra1, whole genome shotgun sequence genome window below encodes:
- the LOC141936821 gene encoding kinesin-like protein KIF20B, protein MFAFGALGADCKVIELLKKQNLLDGIRMLLSLIKELKDKLVAEKRKLLLELKIREELCASEERASGLGAELQQCRADHQEIVSELDKQKTINREQEEKIIQLNNEVKGAKQNIIYKVSLIKTMQSKVGELYKCHLESYTTDIDSIDLKDSLDSQKDELERDQLSPVCMESQTASTAALGQESSFHCSVGSIWEGCQNIVKASSQKSQQIQELLQQVEDVKKGLDDAENCNKQLKIKLNETANQDHQSTKEEDLMNWLQEHIQKKTQDFEKQAAEDHRVTAQFEEEVTGYKGKIRELECLLEAFRAKDDSIAKLEELLKEKESIILNMERNTVALQEECANSDKKLKELNDQEANLKEEVVQLMNSLENMKHTLQEKEKNEDEQIQSIELLRKDLSASSALVQRLKKGLQRKEGAYADLKEKLSDAKKQIQQVQNQVCAMQAEEKSLRNKVDELQKIKNKLCKALKIKHHTILQFKKEQLNKEKLEQYQKALKAAPDRTRNQRRQREPGPAVPPGHGIAGQCAKEKLIEDMQMALEEQEQTQIKQDQVLEAKLEETNRLVQGNLSMEREQGGKVVLDVL, encoded by the exons ctctgtgcttctgaagaaagggcttctggcttagGTGCAGAACTTCAGCAGTGTCGAGCTGAccatcaggagattgtttctgaattggacaaacagaaaactatcaatagggaacaagaagaaaagatcatTCAGCTAAATAATGAAGTAaaaggtgctaaacaaaatataatttataaagtgtcactaattaaaacaatgcagtccaaagtagGTGAGTTGTATAAATGTCACTTAGAGTCTTACACTACGGATATTGATTcaattgatctaaaggattccttagactctcagaaagatgaactggagagAGATCAactgagtcctgtgtgcatggagtcccagactgcttccacagcagctctgggacaggagagctcctttcactgcagtgttggaaGCATTTGGGAAGGATGCCAAAACATTGTTaaggcttcttcacaaaaaagtcagcagattcaagaactacttcaGCAAGTTGAAGACGtaaagaagggacttgatgatgctgagaattgcaataaacaactaaaaataaagttaaatgagactgcaaatcaagatcatcagtccacAAAGGAAGAAGATCTTATGAATTggttacaagagcacatccagaagaaaacccaggattttgaaaagCAGGCTGCAGAGGATCACAGAGTAACTGCacagtttgaagaggaagttaccggctacaagggaaaaataagggAGCTTGAATGcctcttggaggcttttagagctaaagatgacagcatagcaaagttagaagaattacttaaagaaaaagaatctattattttaaatatggaaaggaatacagtagctctgcaagaggaatgtgccaattcagacaaaaaactgaaagaattaaacgatcaggaagcaaatctaaaggaggaagttgtgcagttgatgaacagcttggagaacatgaaacacactcttcaagaaaaagagaaaaacgaggatgagcaaatacaatctatagaatt gctacgtaaagatctttctgcgagctctgcccttgtacagCGTTTGAAAAAaggtttgcagaggaaagagggagcatatgcagatttgaaagagaaactttctgacgccaagaaacaaattcagcaagtacaaaaccag GTGTGTGCAATGCAAgctgaggagaaatccctgaggaacaaagttgatgaacttcagaaaattaaaaacaagttgtGTAAAGCATTAAAGATCAAACATCAcacaatcctgcaatttaaaaag gAGCAGTTGAATAAAGAGAAGCTGGAACAGTATCAGAAAGCGTtgaaag cagcacccgaCCGCACCCGAAACCAGCGGCGGCAGAGAGAGCCCGGCCCGGCTGTACCCCCTGGGCACGGCATCGCCG GAcagtgtgcaaaggaaaaactAATTGAAGATATGCAGATGGCATTAGAAGAGCAAGAACAGACTCAgattaaacaagatcaagtgcTTGAAGccaaattagaagagaccaacagattagttCAGGGTAATCTCTCAatggaaagggagcaaggagGCAAagttgttttggatgtattgtga
- the LOC141936822 gene encoding kinesin-like protein KIF20B: MSNTTEKNRDENEKLIKLQKELKENEAKYQTERRNWLEEKMRLISEVKEAESHRNREMRRFAEDRKRCVEQQAEIERLAAQLVEKASNLQKWHEERDQLVEALEVQLETLASIAIQKDKEIAELKQAAVKDSGKFSWCRIDKACDV, from the exons ATGAGCAACACCacggaaaaaaacagagatgaaaatgagaaattaataaaactgcaaaaagaactgaag gagaatgaggcaaagtatcaaactgaaagaaggaattggctggaggaaaaaatgagactcataagtgaagtgaaagaagctgagagccatcgcaacagagaaatgagaagattTGCGGAGGACAGAAAACGTTgtgtagagcaacaagcagaaatt gaaagacttgctgcacagctggtagaaaaggCCAGCAATCTTCAAAAGTGGCATGAAGAAAGAGATCAGTTagtagaagctttggaagtacagctcGAGACTTTGGCTTCTATCGccatacaaaaagataaagaaatagcgGAACTGAAACAAGCGGCGGTGAaggattcaggaaag TTCAGCTGGTGCcgtatagataaagcttgtgatgtatga